Proteins encoded by one window of Nitrososphaerales archaeon:
- the nuoK gene encoding NADH-quinone oxidoreductase subunit NuoK, translated as MTAIIDYVIVSAVLLAIGIYGLTVKRNAIRMLFAIEIIVNAANLNLVAFSRNLAVPNVTGQTLALFSIAIAAAEVAVGLALIIVAYRLYKDIDVKEFRSMKG; from the coding sequence GTGACGGCAATAATTGATTATGTTATCGTTTCTGCCGTTCTACTCGCAATAGGGATCTATGGCCTAACTGTAAAGAGAAATGCAATACGCATGTTATTTGCCATTGAAATAATTGTAAATGCGGCAAACCTAAACTTGGTAGCGTTTTCACGAAATCTGGCAGTTCCCAATGTTACAGGACAGACACTTGCACTATTCTCTATTGCTATAGCAGCTGCGGAAGTTGCTGTTGGACTGGCATTAATAATAGTTGCCTATAGACTGTACAAGGACATAGATGTCAAAGAGTTCAGGAGCATGAAGGGTTAA
- a CDS encoding NADH-quinone oxidoreductase subunit J, whose translation MADPAFLTVAVITVASAIVALEFKEIIYGAIALAISLLGIAAFFVLLDATFVAMFQVAVYVGAVVVLVIFTIMLVRREAWMAVPEGRRKVMGLTIMFIIMFGLGAIFIASGLTEQKVPETTVTFTQIGEQMLTYYAPVLIAMALTLAGSVIGALALAKIELGGSRSDGNN comes from the coding sequence ATGGCTGATCCAGCTTTTCTTACCGTTGCGGTCATAACGGTCGCATCAGCTATAGTTGCATTAGAGTTCAAGGAGATCATTTACGGTGCAATTGCTTTGGCAATATCATTGTTAGGTATTGCGGCCTTTTTCGTATTGCTTGATGCCACCTTTGTGGCTATGTTTCAGGTAGCTGTTTATGTTGGTGCAGTAGTTGTCCTTGTAATATTCACAATTATGCTTGTCAGAAGGGAGGCATGGATGGCCGTGCCCGAAGGACGAAGGAAGGTCATGGGTCTAACTATAATGTTCATAATTATGTTTGGGTTGGGCGCCATATTCATTGCATCAGGTCTGACGGAACAGAAGGTGCCTGAAACTACAGTAACCTTCACTCAGATAGGCGAGCAGATGCTAACGTATTACGCGCCTGTTCTTATAGCCATGGCACTTACACTGGCCGGTTCCGTAATAGGTGCGCTGGCACTAGCGAAGATCGAACTGGGGGGCAGCAGAAGTGACGGCAATAATTGA
- a CDS encoding NADH-quinone oxidoreductase subunit L yields the protein MGLGELLYFAIQVGEETAASTASFDHLGINVWLIWILPMVGAMLAPLFARAGDRVRDIAPVGFSLASAVIASTLIPVALAGAEVHNQYPWISVIGINAGVLADTLSIIMTNLVAWISFLIMVYSIGYMKGDPNLARYWFFMNFFIGSMQLIILSDNLLMLFFGWEGVGLASYALIGFWHRDRIKDYVGRIGHHALGIAQYTSPSHAGMKAFLMTKAGDVMMLTGMFMIFAYAGTFEYKALLHDTAWAQIMASQGLLVPAAVLLFGGAIGKSAQFPLHEWLLEAMTGPTAVSALIHAATMVKAGVFFVARIGPLFFAVAALAATQFFEVVAWVGAITAFMLASQALVNKEIKKVLAYSTGSQIGYMMLALGIAGLSAEFVEGYTAGLFHLSSHAMFKASLFMAAGGLLHVAHSRFMDDMGGLKKHMRKTYVAMMAAALSLAGAPIITSGFWSKDAIFAALLESHYWLAPALYWMAVLTAVMTAFYTMRMVGMALFGDKSQNLAKLEHEGHKIHEVSALMWIPFGILAGLTIAIGIAGPFVEENLHNMFSVFLYNSYGIESHAAVSFNPTAIASSVVAFGIGAGLGYIFYIGRRTSTDFIKSNIATYAIFRFLENRWYINSIYYWGFVYGPLIISRGIWRYFESVVIEGINPSFQFAMAWWSKVTRFMQTGVTQTYVYAFAVGLVFVLLLLFVEL from the coding sequence ATGGGTCTGGGCGAGTTACTTTACTTTGCAATACAGGTCGGTGAAGAAACTGCTGCGTCAACGGCAAGTTTCGATCATCTTGGGATCAATGTGTGGCTTATCTGGATTCTGCCCATGGTTGGTGCTATGCTGGCACCTTTGTTTGCAAGGGCTGGAGATAGGGTAAGGGATATTGCGCCAGTCGGGTTCTCTCTTGCAAGTGCAGTCATTGCTTCAACGCTTATACCGGTTGCACTTGCAGGTGCAGAGGTACATAACCAGTATCCATGGATCAGTGTTATAGGCATCAATGCAGGAGTACTTGCTGACACACTTAGCATTATCATGACCAACTTGGTTGCATGGATATCATTTCTGATCATGGTTTATAGTATTGGTTACATGAAGGGCGATCCAAATTTAGCAAGGTACTGGTTCTTCATGAACTTCTTCATCGGTAGCATGCAGCTCATTATATTGTCGGATAACCTGCTCATGCTCTTCTTTGGGTGGGAGGGTGTGGGCCTGGCATCCTATGCACTTATCGGTTTCTGGCACAGAGATCGCATAAAGGATTACGTTGGAAGAATAGGTCATCATGCACTTGGAATTGCCCAGTACACATCTCCATCACATGCCGGTATGAAGGCATTCCTGATGACAAAAGCTGGGGATGTGATGATGCTTACAGGTATGTTCATGATATTTGCATATGCTGGAACCTTCGAGTATAAAGCACTGTTGCATGATACTGCATGGGCACAGATAATGGCATCACAAGGCTTGCTTGTTCCAGCCGCCGTACTGCTCTTTGGAGGTGCAATTGGCAAATCGGCACAATTCCCGTTGCACGAGTGGCTGTTGGAAGCTATGACAGGCCCAACAGCCGTTTCAGCGCTTATACATGCTGCAACGATGGTCAAGGCCGGTGTGTTCTTTGTAGCTAGGATCGGGCCGCTGTTTTTTGCTGTAGCCGCCCTGGCGGCAACCCAGTTCTTTGAAGTTGTTGCGTGGGTGGGGGCAATTACAGCATTCATGCTAGCATCACAGGCACTGGTCAATAAGGAGATCAAGAAGGTGCTTGCCTATTCTACAGGTTCACAGATAGGTTACATGATGCTCGCACTTGGTATCGCAGGGTTATCAGCAGAGTTTGTAGAAGGTTATACAGCCGGTTTGTTCCACCTGTCAAGCCACGCTATGTTCAAGGCATCACTCTTCATGGCAGCTGGTGGATTGTTACACGTAGCGCACAGCAGGTTCATGGATGATATGGGAGGTCTGAAGAAACACATGCGGAAAACCTATGTTGCTATGATGGCAGCCGCCTTATCACTTGCAGGGGCTCCAATAATAACCAGTGGTTTCTGGAGCAAGGACGCAATATTCGCTGCTCTTCTGGAATCCCATTACTGGCTTGCTCCAGCATTGTATTGGATGGCAGTGCTGACAGCTGTGATGACAGCTTTCTATACGATGAGAATGGTCGGCATGGCTTTGTTTGGAGATAAGAGTCAGAATCTGGCAAAGTTAGAGCATGAGGGTCATAAAATACACGAGGTCAGCGCACTTATGTGGATACCATTCGGAATACTTGCAGGTCTAACGATAGCCATAGGCATAGCTGGACCGTTTGTTGAGGAGAATTTGCACAACATGTTTTCGGTATTTCTATACAATTCATATGGCATAGAGTCACACGCTGCAGTTAGCTTCAATCCAACTGCTATTGCATCGTCTGTTGTAGCCTTTGGTATAGGCGCCGGCCTTGGGTACATATTCTACATCGGCAGAAGAACTAGTACAGATTTCATAAAGTCAAACATAGCCACGTACGCGATCTTCAGATTTCTGGAAAACAGGTGGTATATTAACAGCATCTACTACTGGGGGTTTGTATATGGTCCGTTGATAATTTCTAGGGGTATTTGGCGCTACTTTGAAAGTGTGGTAATAGAAGGCATAAACCCCTCATTTCAGTTTGCGATGGCTTGGTGGTCCAAGGTTACAAGGTTCATGCAAACAGGCGTTACTCAGACATATGTTTACGCCTTTGCAGTCGGTCTTGTATTTGTTCTCCTCCTTCTTTTTGTGGAGCTATGA
- the egtB gene encoding ergothioneine biosynthesis protein EgtB produces the protein MQGNINLEYLNSYYQQFEKILPKPERGRFPRPTVKETLRYRSLMDKYILSFLHVESNNMTDELKYDIMLANQHEMQHQELMIYDLQHYFQRFSDPEDNYYPLTVKKPPRQEEKPTGMVEIPGGIYELGYSGKGFCYDNELPEHKVYLEPFKIDIAPITNGEFMKFIDDDGYEEFSYWLADGWDLAKEHGWEAPLYWVREDDRWVKKDFKGYHEIDPDEPVVNVSYYEADAYARWSGKRLPTEAEWEKVASWNEDLMKKTLFPWGDEKPTVKHANLLESYTWGPAKVGAYPKGKSYYGCHQMIGDVWEWTSSEYVLYPGFKAKFAEYTDKWAINQTVLRGGCFATPINQIRNSYRNYFRPRDRILFAGFRCVKDL, from the coding sequence ATACAGGGAAATATTAATCTGGAATATCTAAACTCGTATTACCAGCAGTTTGAAAAGATATTGCCTAAACCGGAAAGGGGTAGATTTCCAAGACCAACAGTAAAAGAGACTTTACGCTATAGATCGTTAATGGACAAGTATATTCTTTCTTTCCTACATGTTGAATCTAATAATATGACCGATGAACTAAAGTATGACATTATGCTTGCAAACCAGCACGAGATGCAGCATCAGGAGCTAATGATCTATGATTTGCAACATTACTTTCAACGTTTCTCTGATCCGGAGGATAATTACTATCCTTTGACGGTGAAAAAACCTCCACGGCAGGAAGAAAAGCCCACTGGCATGGTAGAGATCCCTGGCGGGATTTACGAGCTTGGCTATAGTGGCAAGGGCTTCTGCTATGACAACGAACTGCCAGAGCACAAGGTTTACCTCGAACCATTCAAGATAGATATTGCACCGATTACCAATGGTGAATTTATGAAGTTCATTGATGATGATGGCTATGAAGAGTTTAGTTATTGGCTCGCTGATGGGTGGGATCTGGCGAAAGAACATGGATGGGAGGCTCCACTCTACTGGGTTCGTGAGGATGACAGGTGGGTGAAGAAGGATTTTAAAGGTTATCATGAAATTGATCCTGACGAACCAGTAGTTAATGTTAGTTACTATGAGGCTGATGCGTATGCACGCTGGTCCGGAAAACGTTTACCGACCGAAGCGGAGTGGGAAAAGGTAGCTTCTTGGAACGAAGATCTGATGAAAAAGACACTCTTTCCGTGGGGAGATGAAAAGCCCACTGTCAAACATGCTAACCTGTTGGAATCATACACATGGGGACCGGCAAAGGTGGGTGCGTATCCAAAGGGCAAGAGCTATTATGGATGTCATCAGATGATAGGTGACGTATGGGAGTGGACATCCTCAGAATACGTGTTATATCCAGGTTTTAAAGCAAAGTTCGCAGAATATACGGACAAGTGGGCTATAAATCAGACGGTTCTGCGAGGGGGATGTTTTGCAACGCCGATTAATCAGATAAGGAACAGCTATAGGAACTACTTTAGACCGCGGGACAGAATATTATTCGCTGGTTTTCGTTGCGTAAAAGATCTATAG
- a CDS encoding NAD(P)H-dependent oxidoreductase — protein sequence MAKIALFVGSVRRDRQGIKVARWMEAKLTERHHTVFFVDPLELDLPLLDRMYKEMPNPPEKLKDLRQKIIDADGYLAVTPEYNHSTSAAMKNTLDYFLEEYFFKPSAIVSYSAGSFGGVNAAQHLRQIFAELGAPTIPSSLPMPSVQKIFDEDGKLKDEAYERRAKRFIDEFEWYIEAFKNRREMGTPY from the coding sequence ATGGCTAAGATTGCTTTGTTCGTTGGCTCAGTTAGACGTGACAGGCAAGGCATTAAAGTTGCTCGCTGGATGGAAGCAAAGCTGACGGAACGCCATCATACAGTGTTTTTCGTTGATCCATTGGAGCTTGATCTGCCTCTTCTTGACAGGATGTATAAAGAGATGCCAAATCCTCCAGAGAAGTTGAAGGATCTTAGACAGAAAATAATTGATGCTGACGGTTATTTAGCTGTCACTCCTGAATATAATCATAGCACATCAGCAGCAATGAAGAACACCTTGGATTATTTCCTAGAGGAATATTTCTTCAAGCCATCTGCAATAGTCTCTTATTCTGCAGGCTCCTTCGGGGGTGTTAACGCTGCGCAGCATCTTAGACAGATATTTGCCGAGCTGGGTGCTCCCACAATACCATCATCACTTCCGATGCCTTCTGTGCAGAAAATTTTTGACGAAGATGGGAAGTTAAAGGACGAGGCCTATGAGAGAAGAGCCAAAAGATTCATTGACGAGTTCGAATGGTATATTGAAGCCTTCAAGAATCGTAGAGAAATGGGAACGCCTTACTAA
- the nuoH gene encoding NADH-quinone oxidoreductase subunit NuoH, giving the protein MATVTEFSFTDFVKSLLWLAFWILMIFTLIILPLIFIILFYVPAPQIEGIEITPYLLLSMMVNPDIGMPLLRATMETPFFRVAVFPGFTFAALFATVVIFFERKFLAKMQLRVGPYHAGREVLWWARNFGGFFQMLADLLKLISKEVIIPSGADKPIFWAAPVVLVVAAAGLISVIPVAPGWVVANIDVGLLVVFAILGFFPLTALLASWASNSKYPFIGGLRALHQMISYEIPLILSALGVVILSGTLNLSNIVVAQQTYWYILLLPVGAFVFFITALAELERVPFDLPEAESEIVAGWLTEYSGMAYGLIQLASYMKLYALAAIFVTLFMGGWMGPPVAADLVIRDTLVLTAEEGTAFFWFTVKTFGIAVLMILPRGINPRIRIDILLRTGWAKLIAVAFINIFIALALLYTGVIHPVGVIGG; this is encoded by the coding sequence GTGGCAACTGTTACAGAGTTTAGTTTTACTGATTTTGTAAAGAGCCTTCTATGGCTCGCCTTCTGGATCCTGATGATCTTCACTCTGATAATTTTGCCATTAATCTTCATTATACTCTTCTACGTTCCTGCTCCACAGATCGAGGGCATAGAGATCACACCGTATCTATTGCTGAGCATGATGGTGAATCCCGACATCGGAATGCCTTTGCTAAGGGCAACGATGGAGACGCCGTTCTTCCGCGTTGCTGTTTTTCCAGGCTTCACGTTTGCCGCTCTCTTTGCAACAGTAGTGATCTTTTTTGAGCGCAAATTCCTTGCCAAGATGCAGCTCAGGGTCGGACCCTATCATGCAGGCAGAGAGGTTCTATGGTGGGCCCGTAACTTTGGAGGTTTTTTCCAAATGCTTGCAGATCTTCTGAAGCTCATATCAAAGGAGGTCATCATACCTTCAGGTGCAGATAAACCAATATTCTGGGCTGCGCCGGTTGTACTTGTAGTAGCAGCGGCTGGTCTGATATCTGTTATACCCGTAGCTCCTGGGTGGGTGGTTGCAAACATAGACGTCGGTTTGCTCGTTGTGTTCGCTATACTGGGCTTCTTCCCACTTACAGCATTGCTTGCATCGTGGGCCAGTAACAGCAAGTATCCATTCATTGGTGGCTTGAGAGCATTGCACCAGATGATCTCCTATGAAATCCCTCTCATACTTTCCGCACTCGGAGTTGTTATTCTTTCCGGCACGTTGAATCTTTCTAACATCGTTGTAGCCCAGCAAACATACTGGTATATTCTCTTGTTACCTGTGGGAGCATTCGTGTTCTTTATCACAGCACTAGCAGAGCTTGAAAGGGTTCCATTCGATCTGCCAGAAGCGGAAAGCGAGATAGTTGCAGGATGGCTTACAGAGTACTCAGGGATGGCCTATGGTCTTATACAGTTAGCGTCATACATGAAACTTTATGCGCTTGCAGCCATATTCGTAACTCTTTTCATGGGAGGTTGGATGGGTCCACCAGTGGCTGCGGATCTGGTCATAAGAGATACGCTGGTGCTTACAGCAGAAGAGGGTACGGCCTTCTTCTGGTTTACAGTGAAAACATTTGGTATTGCTGTACTGATGATTTTGCCAAGGGGCATAAACCCAAGGATCAGGATCGATATACTGTTGAGAACTGGCTGGGCTAAGCTTATTGCTGTAGCTTTCATTAACATCTTTATAGCCCTCGCACTCTTATACACAGGAGTTATACACCCTGTCGGAGTGATCGGAGGATGA
- a CDS encoding NADH-quinone oxidoreductase subunit N → MVDILSTPILVTIILGTVGLVIPVIDALRKERGSSHRSYGSIAFGALIASILVIIFRVFAGEEIPAVAFLDDVVLSEDMFGSFFAITMLIVAIMVTVSSIEYMRKTPNPAPYYSLLLLSSVGMVLLAYSTDLVMLIVAWELMSIPTYVLAGFHKRDLVSNEAAIKYFIFGALSSGIIIYGISLAYGITGSTNIAVMLQGLVQAEGELRPIALMALAMFIAGFGFKLALVPFHMWLPDAYEGAPTTVSAFLAAATKKAGFAAAFKVIILGMVALNLEWSLTLGILAILTMVIGNLAALTQKSMTRMLAYSSVGHAGYMLIGLSLAPFSVFAMQGSLFHILNHAVMKSAAFIAAAAVIITLATTSIDSYKGLGKRMPLTAMVMSVSLLALAGVPPLNGFWSKFILFTSAIDASATVNWSLGLAIAGILTSALSLGYYAWVIRKMYFEESPTAETRRVKEPRIIVAVLIFALVFMVGFGIYPAPLIEFSSTSVPSVAVLP, encoded by the coding sequence ATGGTAGACATTCTTTCAACTCCAATACTCGTAACTATAATTCTGGGAACCGTGGGTCTTGTAATACCGGTAATTGATGCACTTCGCAAGGAACGTGGCTCCAGCCACAGGAGTTATGGTAGTATAGCATTCGGCGCATTGATCGCATCCATACTTGTTATAATCTTCAGAGTGTTTGCCGGTGAAGAGATACCAGCTGTGGCATTCCTTGACGATGTAGTACTCTCTGAAGACATGTTCGGTTCATTCTTTGCTATCACGATGCTGATCGTTGCAATCATGGTAACTGTATCATCGATAGAGTATATGAGAAAGACCCCCAATCCAGCCCCATACTATTCATTGTTACTATTGTCCAGCGTGGGAATGGTGCTGCTCGCATATTCTACAGATCTAGTTATGTTGATTGTTGCATGGGAGCTTATGAGTATACCAACATATGTATTGGCAGGATTTCACAAAAGGGATCTTGTTTCAAACGAAGCTGCTATCAAATATTTCATCTTTGGTGCACTATCGTCGGGCATCATCATCTATGGCATATCGTTGGCATATGGTATCACAGGTTCGACAAACATCGCTGTTATGCTTCAGGGACTTGTGCAGGCAGAAGGTGAGCTTAGACCTATAGCGTTGATGGCACTTGCCATGTTCATAGCAGGGTTTGGGTTCAAACTTGCACTGGTGCCGTTTCACATGTGGCTTCCTGATGCTTATGAGGGTGCGCCCACCACCGTAAGTGCGTTCCTCGCAGCCGCTACAAAGAAAGCGGGATTTGCTGCAGCGTTTAAGGTCATAATACTTGGCATGGTAGCTCTTAACTTGGAGTGGAGTTTGACGCTAGGCATCCTTGCTATCCTTACAATGGTGATAGGCAATTTAGCAGCACTAACACAGAAGAGTATGACCAGAATGCTAGCATATTCAAGTGTTGGGCATGCTGGATATATGCTCATAGGTTTGAGTCTGGCACCATTTTCAGTATTTGCAATGCAGGGTTCACTTTTTCACATACTTAACCATGCTGTGATGAAATCTGCGGCATTCATTGCTGCTGCAGCTGTCATAATCACACTAGCTACAACTAGCATTGATAGCTACAAGGGGTTGGGAAAGAGGATGCCCTTAACAGCAATGGTTATGTCGGTTTCGCTACTTGCGCTTGCAGGCGTTCCACCATTGAATGGCTTTTGGAGCAAGTTCATTCTCTTCACATCCGCAATAGATGCAAGTGCAACTGTGAACTGGAGTTTGGGGCTTGCGATTGCCGGAATACTGACAAGCGCCCTGTCACTTGGATACTATGCATGGGTAATAAGGAAGATGTATTTCGAAGAATCGCCAACTGCAGAGACGAGGAGGGTCAAGGAACCTAGGATAATAGTGGCTGTGCTCATATTCGCGTTGGTATTCATGGTAGGCTTTGGCATATACCCGGCACCACTGATAGAGTTCTCCTCGACTTCAGTTCCTTCAGTGGCTGTCCTACCCTAG
- a CDS encoding NADH-quinone oxidoreductase subunit I: MSGASGIFKAIESGTKHLVIRRFTLRYPEQKLKFVGDGYQFDPKEGVGIAGYKGRHILYHDKCTGCQLCAIACEGIAEAIGMVKIDKTWKHNKKSIMPQIDYGKCVFCGLCVDACPFYALFMTDDYELAAYTKEHLIYTPDQLAVKVDYEGNVEIKIDDQGATHG, translated from the coding sequence ATGAGTGGAGCAAGTGGAATTTTCAAGGCAATCGAGTCAGGAACTAAACACTTGGTTATTAGGAGATTTACACTTCGATACCCAGAACAGAAATTAAAGTTCGTAGGCGATGGCTACCAGTTCGATCCAAAGGAAGGCGTGGGTATAGCAGGATACAAGGGGAGACATATATTGTATCATGACAAGTGCACTGGATGTCAGCTCTGTGCAATTGCGTGCGAAGGTATAGCAGAGGCAATAGGCATGGTAAAGATTGACAAGACATGGAAGCACAACAAGAAGAGCATAATGCCGCAGATAGACTATGGCAAATGTGTTTTCTGTGGCCTCTGCGTGGACGCATGCCCCTTTTACGCGCTCTTCATGACAGATGACTATGAGCTTGCAGCGTACACAAAGGAGCACTTGATATACACACCGGATCAGTTAGCCGTCAAGGTCGACTACGAAGGAAACGTTGAAATAAAGATAGACGATCAGGGTGCAACACATGGCTGA
- a CDS encoding polyprenyl synthetase family protein — MNRKTAEVNPLQASFGDHLNKIEDTLWGELNLYSWSEFYVPLKYACEGGKRIRPLILVLAAESVGKCDSNAYLAASAIELLHTESIIHDDIVDEEEERRGKTSFHVKYGYNMSILTADFVLGIILNIAAKLKDPRVANELANAALKMSEGEMLEVGLYSSQNLLFDDYVNVVTYKTASLFEASSKIGCIIGGGDEEQTAALTNFGRYIGMAYQIHDDLTDWKNEERLFNILMNNNEQSELINKMQLLLRDYTDKALNELSVISNKSRSALEDMVNITMF, encoded by the coding sequence GTGAATAGAAAAACTGCAGAAGTAAATCCTTTGCAGGCTTCATTTGGCGACCACTTGAACAAGATAGAAGATACGTTATGGGGTGAGCTCAACCTGTATTCATGGTCTGAATTTTATGTCCCACTGAAATATGCGTGTGAAGGAGGAAAGAGGATCAGGCCCCTGATTCTTGTGCTTGCTGCAGAAAGCGTAGGAAAATGCGACAGCAACGCTTACCTAGCTGCGTCTGCGATAGAACTTTTGCACACAGAGTCAATAATTCATGATGATATAGTTGACGAGGAAGAGGAACGTAGGGGCAAAACATCATTTCATGTAAAGTATGGGTATAACATGTCTATACTTACAGCGGATTTTGTTCTTGGGATTATACTTAACATTGCTGCAAAGCTCAAGGATCCGAGAGTTGCTAATGAGCTTGCTAACGCAGCACTCAAGATGAGTGAAGGCGAAATGCTTGAAGTTGGTCTTTACTCCTCGCAAAACTTGCTCTTTGATGATTATGTAAATGTGGTAACCTACAAAACAGCATCACTTTTCGAAGCTTCGTCAAAGATAGGCTGTATCATAGGTGGTGGTGATGAAGAGCAAACAGCAGCGTTGACGAATTTTGGCAGGTATATAGGAATGGCATACCAGATACATGATGATCTGACGGATTGGAAAAATGAGGAACGGTTGTTTAATATCCTGATGAATAATAATGAGCAGTCTGAACTGATTAATAAAATGCAATTGTTACTGCGAGATTACACCGACAAGGCTTTAAATGAACTCAGTGTGATTAGCAACAAATCTAGGTCAGCTCTAGAAGACATGGTAAATATTACTATGTTCTGA
- a CDS encoding NADH-quinone oxidoreductase subunit M, whose product MYYLLQAIFIPLLLSPLAYYIGRRYGVGPATWFTFGVMLYSTVMLIVPFSSGYYAEFYPWSQLGEFGLVMDGLASPFALIIYILSTVLVLYSRPYMQHKIMEEYQHHMQSTSGTPVKMEVQQVPAQVINHNIGIYYALYLVFAMGMLGTVLASNLVQFYVFFELMLVPSFFLVAFYGYGAKRRIALMFFFWTHVGAVVLLLGLIAMGLSAGSFDMANIVESAISADLRPWIALAIIIGLAVKLAIFLVHIWLPYAHAEAPTPISALLSPAMIGIGGYALMRLLMVLMPEMYQETSFYLSIWAFITMAYGGAMALMQDDVKRLLAYSSISQMGYFLFGFASMNAIGLTGSVMLYVSHGTGKALLFMMAGILIMQVGTRSFSKLGGLAGKLPITAVTGMIGALAIMGIPPTNGFMAEWMLFFGALQTALAEGSLARIVIFGLAMATTVLTAAYILWMIKRIFFGKMPEGMEKVREGSFYMTAPMMALAVLTIVIGIYPDIFTSTIVPFMQSVLGR is encoded by the coding sequence GTGTATTATCTTCTACAAGCGATATTCATACCACTGTTGCTATCTCCACTTGCTTACTACATAGGACGGAGGTATGGCGTAGGCCCAGCAACATGGTTCACCTTTGGGGTAATGCTTTATTCGACAGTAATGCTGATCGTTCCTTTTTCTTCTGGATACTATGCTGAATTCTATCCATGGAGCCAGCTTGGAGAATTTGGTCTTGTGATGGACGGGCTTGCCAGTCCGTTTGCCCTTATAATATACATTCTATCAACGGTTCTTGTGCTTTATTCCAGACCATACATGCAGCACAAGATAATGGAGGAATATCAACATCATATGCAAAGCACCTCTGGTACTCCCGTCAAGATGGAAGTGCAACAGGTTCCAGCACAAGTCATAAACCACAACATTGGCATCTACTATGCATTATACCTCGTATTTGCAATGGGTATGCTTGGAACCGTACTTGCATCCAACTTGGTTCAGTTTTACGTATTCTTCGAGTTGATGCTTGTTCCATCGTTCTTCCTCGTTGCGTTCTACGGATACGGCGCCAAGAGGCGTATCGCATTGATGTTCTTCTTCTGGACACATGTTGGCGCCGTTGTTTTACTTTTAGGTTTGATTGCGATGGGACTTTCAGCAGGGAGCTTTGATATGGCAAATATTGTTGAATCGGCCATCTCAGCAGATCTAAGACCATGGATAGCCTTGGCTATTATCATAGGCTTGGCAGTTAAGCTGGCAATTTTCTTGGTACACATATGGCTTCCATACGCTCATGCCGAAGCACCAACACCTATCAGTGCGTTGCTCTCACCCGCTATGATCGGCATAGGCGGTTACGCTCTGATGCGTTTGTTGATGGTGCTTATGCCTGAGATGTACCAAGAAACATCCTTCTATCTTAGCATATGGGCGTTCATAACAATGGCCTATGGGGGTGCTATGGCTCTGATGCAGGACGACGTAAAACGCCTTCTGGCATACTCAAGCATAAGCCAGATGGGGTATTTCCTTTTTGGATTTGCATCTATGAACGCAATAGGTCTTACCGGTTCTGTGATGCTTTACGTTAGCCACGGAACAGGGAAGGCGCTGCTCTTCATGATGGCTGGTATACTGATAATGCAGGTTGGAACCAGGAGTTTCTCAAAACTTGGAGGACTTGCTGGCAAACTTCCGATCACAGCAGTGACTGGCATGATAGGCGCACTTGCGATCATGGGCATCCCCCCAACCAATGGATTCATGGCAGAATGGATGTTGTTCTTTGGCGCCTTACAAACAGCCCTAGCAGAGGGTTCACTTGCAAGGATCGTCATATTTGGTCTAGCGATGGCTACAACGGTTCTTACGGCTGCTTACATACTCTGGATGATAAAGCGTATATTCTTCGGGAAAATGCCAGAAGGCATGGAGAAGGTAAGGGAAGGTTCGTTCTATATGACCGCTCCAATGATGGCTCTCGCGGTACTAACAATAGTAATCGGAATATACCCTGACATATTTACAAGCACAATAGTCCCGTTCATGCAGAGCGTGCTAGGGAGATAG